A genomic segment from Blastococcus sp. PRF04-17 encodes:
- the prmC gene encoding peptide chain release factor N(5)-glutamine methyltransferase yields the protein MGEAARRLAAAGVESARVDAELLLAHALAVPRSRLFTLDDVPDDAAGRFAELVDQRADRVPLQHLTGRAPFRQLELAVGPGVFVPRPETEQLTGWALERIVDQDGPLVVDLGSGSGAIALSIAHEHPGARVTAVERDPGALHWTRHNASLRVGAGDTPIGVVQGDMTDPTLLRELDGRVSVVVSNPPYVPDGAVLPQEVADHDPPLALWGGPDGLDVVRGMLAVAARLLHTGGWLGIEHADQQGSSLPAVVRAHGAWTDVEDHPDLAGRPRFTTARRA from the coding sequence CTGGGCGAGGCCGCGCGCCGGCTCGCCGCCGCCGGCGTCGAGTCGGCACGGGTGGACGCCGAACTGCTGCTCGCGCACGCGCTGGCCGTGCCGCGGTCGCGGCTGTTCACGCTCGACGACGTCCCGGATGACGCCGCCGGCCGGTTCGCCGAGCTGGTCGACCAGCGCGCCGACCGGGTGCCGCTGCAGCACCTGACCGGACGCGCCCCCTTCCGGCAGCTCGAACTGGCGGTGGGCCCCGGCGTCTTCGTGCCGCGACCCGAGACCGAGCAGCTGACCGGCTGGGCACTGGAGCGCATCGTGGACCAGGACGGGCCGCTGGTCGTCGACCTCGGCAGCGGGTCCGGCGCGATCGCGTTGTCCATCGCCCACGAGCACCCCGGTGCCCGGGTGACGGCCGTCGAGCGCGACCCGGGCGCCCTGCACTGGACGCGGCACAACGCCTCCCTGCGGGTGGGCGCCGGAGACACGCCCATCGGCGTGGTGCAGGGCGACATGACCGATCCGACCCTGCTGCGGGAGCTCGACGGGCGTGTCTCCGTCGTCGTCTCCAACCCGCCCTACGTGCCCGACGGTGCCGTCCTCCCGCAGGAGGTCGCCGACCACGACCCGCCGCTCGCCCTCTGGGGCGGCCCGGACGGGCTGGACGTCGTCCGGGGCATGCTGGCCGTCGCCGCCCGCCTGCTGCACACCGGTGGCTGGCTCGGCATCGAGCACGCCGACCAGCAGGGGAGCAGCCTGCCGGCGGTCGTGCGCGCGCACGGTGCCTGGACCGACGTCGAGGACCATCCCGACCTCGCCGGCCGTCCGCGCTTCACCACCGCCCGCCGCGCCTGA
- a CDS encoding L-threonylcarbamoyladenylate synthase: MADLYDCSDPEARATGLDAAAAAIGRGELVLMPTDTVYGVAADAFTPAAVTGLLAAKNRGRAMPVPVLIGEASTLAGLVVHLPPVANDLAQAFWPGGLTLVMEHAPSLAWDLGDAEGTVAIRLPDDDVARDLLRRTGPLAVSSANRSGRPAATSAQEALEQLGEHAAVVLDGGPRAGSAASTIVDCTGPVPRVLRVGAIPVDRLRDVVPGLTD; encoded by the coding sequence GTGGCCGACCTCTACGACTGCTCCGACCCCGAGGCCCGGGCGACCGGTCTCGACGCGGCGGCCGCCGCGATCGGCCGGGGCGAGCTGGTGCTGATGCCGACCGACACCGTCTACGGCGTGGCCGCCGACGCCTTCACGCCCGCCGCGGTGACCGGACTGCTCGCCGCGAAGAACCGCGGGCGGGCCATGCCGGTGCCCGTGCTCATCGGCGAGGCGTCGACCCTCGCCGGGCTCGTGGTCCACCTGCCGCCCGTGGCCAACGACCTGGCGCAGGCGTTCTGGCCGGGCGGGCTGACCCTCGTCATGGAGCACGCGCCGTCCCTCGCCTGGGATCTCGGCGACGCGGAGGGAACCGTCGCGATCCGCCTGCCCGACGACGACGTCGCCCGCGACCTGCTGCGCCGCACCGGCCCGCTGGCGGTGTCCAGCGCGAACCGGTCGGGGCGGCCGGCGGCCACGAGCGCGCAGGAGGCCCTCGAGCAGCTGGGAGAGCACGCGGCCGTCGTCCTGGACGGCGGCCCGCGGGCGGGCTCCGCGGCCAGCACGATCGTCGACTGCACCGGGCCGGTGCCGCGCGTCCTGCGGGTCGGGGCCATCCCCGTCGACCGCCTGCGCGACGTCGTCCCCGGCCTGACCGACTAG
- a CDS encoding glycosyltransferase family 4 protein, which translates to MREYAVVLLTAALVTFLATPVVRMVAIRARMMAAPRERDVHVIPTPRGGGVAMYLGVAASILVATRLPALQRTFDDSQTLAVLVAGGLICLLGVLDDRWGLDALTKLTGQIAAAGVMVLLGVQLAVLFLPVADIGTITFGPQTGVPLTILVTVLTVNALNFIDGLDGLAAGVSAIAALAFFAYSYNLGVVGYDDVASAPALITAVLAGACLGFLPHNFSPARIFMGDSGSMLVGLMLSAAAVTATGGVDAQTFDTAASLLPLALPLLVPIAILFIPFVDLVMAVVRRSLRGQSPFSPDKMHLHHRLLSIGHSHRRAVLVMYFWAALLSFGAVALSITGGQAELLVAIAVLLVVGVVVVLSPRARRAAREARAAEILAQRRRSRLEHPTARAARVQAAAQAAAHEPGAHEPGADEPGASPDQRPTGAPRVLR; encoded by the coding sequence ATGCGCGAGTACGCCGTCGTCCTGCTCACCGCCGCGCTGGTCACCTTCCTGGCCACGCCGGTGGTGCGGATGGTCGCCATCCGCGCGCGGATGATGGCCGCACCGCGCGAGCGGGACGTCCACGTCATCCCGACCCCACGGGGCGGCGGTGTGGCGATGTACCTCGGCGTGGCCGCGTCGATCCTCGTCGCGACCCGGCTGCCGGCCCTGCAGCGCACCTTCGACGACTCGCAGACCCTCGCCGTGCTCGTCGCCGGCGGGCTGATCTGCCTGCTCGGCGTCCTCGACGACCGCTGGGGGCTCGATGCCCTGACCAAGCTGACCGGGCAGATCGCCGCGGCCGGCGTGATGGTGCTGCTCGGTGTGCAGCTCGCCGTCCTGTTCCTCCCGGTGGCCGACATCGGCACGATCACCTTCGGCCCGCAGACCGGCGTCCCGCTCACGATCCTGGTCACCGTCCTGACGGTGAACGCGCTGAACTTCATCGACGGGCTGGACGGACTGGCCGCGGGGGTGTCGGCCATCGCGGCGCTGGCGTTCTTCGCCTACAGCTACAACCTCGGCGTGGTCGGCTACGACGACGTCGCCAGCGCGCCCGCCCTGATCACCGCGGTTCTCGCCGGCGCGTGCCTGGGCTTCCTGCCGCACAACTTCAGCCCGGCCCGGATCTTCATGGGCGACTCGGGGTCGATGCTGGTGGGGCTGATGCTCTCGGCCGCCGCCGTGACCGCGACCGGGGGAGTGGACGCGCAGACGTTCGACACCGCGGCCAGCCTGCTGCCGCTCGCGCTGCCGCTCCTGGTGCCCATCGCGATCCTGTTCATCCCGTTCGTCGACCTGGTGATGGCGGTGGTCCGGCGCAGCCTGCGCGGGCAGTCGCCGTTCTCGCCGGACAAGATGCACCTGCACCACCGGCTGCTTTCCATCGGGCACTCGCACCGGCGCGCGGTGCTCGTCATGTACTTCTGGGCGGCGCTGCTCTCGTTCGGCGCGGTCGCGCTGTCGATCACCGGGGGCCAGGCCGAGCTGCTCGTCGCGATCGCCGTACTGCTCGTCGTCGGGGTCGTCGTGGTGCTGAGCCCGCGGGCCCGCCGCGCCGCACGGGAGGCGCGCGCGGCCGAGATCCTGGCCCAGCGCCGGCGCAGTCGCCTGGAGCACCCGACCGCGCGCGCCGCCCGTGTCCAGGCCGCCGCGCAGGCCGCAGCGCACGAGCCGGGAGCGCACGAGCCCGGAGCGGACGAGCCCGGAGCGTCTCCGGACCAGCGCCCGACCGGGGCCCCCCGGGTGCTGCGGTGA
- a CDS encoding AtpZ/AtpI family protein — protein sequence MAEDRPARGDTRPRSTDQQRQPSGADVGWGITGTMLSGIIVWGGVGLLLDRWWETRFLALVGTILGLTVAIYLIVVKYGAVDPPAKSSRRPGTTPAERRPSGPHGQTQKGQR from the coding sequence ATGGCCGAGGACCGCCCTGCTCGCGGGGACACTCGACCTCGATCCACCGACCAGCAGCGTCAGCCCAGCGGGGCGGACGTCGGCTGGGGGATCACCGGGACGATGCTCTCGGGGATCATCGTGTGGGGCGGGGTCGGACTGCTGCTCGACCGCTGGTGGGAGACGAGGTTTCTCGCCCTGGTCGGCACGATCCTCGGGCTGACGGTGGCGATCTACCTGATCGTCGTCAAGTACGGGGCCGTCGACCCGCCTGCGAAGAGCAGTCGACGCCCGGGCACCACCCCGGCCGAACGACGTCCGTCCGGGCCGCACGGTCAGACGCAGAAGGGACAACGGTGA
- the atpB gene encoding F0F1 ATP synthase subunit A, which produces MTSSATALGSVLAAEGGGDGFQAPTIAEFYPEPIAEFSILGVDFAITRITLISWIATAGILALLLLAVRRPSIVPGKLQYLGESGYSLIRDGIARDVIGPKGLPFAPFLASLFFFILANNAMSIIPFAQISPNSKFAWPLVLAVIVWILYNWVGIREQGAGRYFKDAAVPPGVPKLALILVTPIELLQVFVIRPFTLAVRLFANMFAGHMLLVVFSLGTVYLLTVGNFSMIFSPFAFLMALAMTFFEVLVIILQAYVFTVLTATYLNGAVEPAH; this is translated from the coding sequence GTGACCTCCAGCGCCACTGCACTCGGCAGCGTGCTCGCCGCCGAGGGAGGCGGAGACGGCTTCCAGGCTCCGACCATCGCGGAGTTCTACCCGGAGCCCATCGCGGAGTTCTCCATCCTGGGTGTCGACTTCGCGATCACACGCATCACGCTGATCTCCTGGATCGCCACGGCGGGCATCCTGGCCCTGCTGCTCCTGGCGGTCCGCAGGCCCTCGATCGTCCCGGGCAAGCTGCAGTACCTGGGCGAGAGCGGCTACTCGCTCATCCGCGACGGCATCGCCCGCGACGTGATCGGCCCGAAGGGCCTGCCCTTCGCGCCCTTCCTGGCCTCGCTCTTCTTCTTCATCCTCGCGAACAACGCGATGAGCATCATCCCGTTCGCGCAGATCTCCCCGAACTCGAAGTTCGCCTGGCCGCTGGTCCTCGCGGTGATCGTCTGGATCCTCTACAACTGGGTCGGCATCCGGGAGCAGGGCGCGGGGCGCTACTTCAAGGACGCCGCGGTGCCCCCGGGTGTCCCGAAGCTCGCGCTGATCCTGGTGACGCCGATCGAGCTGCTTCAGGTCTTCGTGATCCGGCCCTTCACCCTGGCCGTCCGGCTCTTCGCAAACATGTTCGCCGGCCACATGCTGCTCGTCGTCTTCTCGCTGGGCACCGTGTACCTGCTCACGGTCGGCAACTTCTCGATGATCTTCAGCCCCTTCGCGTTCCTCATGGCGCTGGCCATGACGTTCTTCGAGGTGCTGGTGATCATCCTGCAGGCCTACGTCTTCACGGTGCTGACCGCGACCTACCTCAACGGCGCCGTCGAGCCCGCCCACTGA
- the atpE gene encoding ATP synthase F0 subunit C, with protein MIDVLAQLEGNIGAVGYGLAAIGPGIGVGIVWAAYIQATARQPESAGLTRTYAFLGAALSEALALIGLVVPFIY; from the coding sequence ATGATCGACGTACTCGCTCAGCTCGAGGGCAACATCGGCGCCGTCGGCTACGGCCTCGCCGCCATCGGCCCCGGCATCGGCGTGGGCATCGTCTGGGCCGCCTACATCCAGGCGACCGCGCGCCAGCCCGAGTCCGCCGGCCTCACGCGTACCTACGCCTTCCTCGGCGCCGCCCTCTCCGAGGCGCTGGCGCTCATCGGCCTGGTCGTCCCCTTCATCTACTGA
- a CDS encoding F0F1 ATP synthase subunit B, with protein sequence MNILAAESANPLLPPLGEIIVGLITFSILVFVVVKLVVPRFEQVFRARREAIEGGIERAEAMQAEAKAALEQYRAQLAEARAEAAQIRDQARAEGQQILEELRAQAQEESARIVARGEEQLATSRQQVVNELRGQIGTLAVQLAGQVVGESLADDARRRGTVDRFLAELDGMAATESAR encoded by the coding sequence ATGAACATCCTGGCCGCGGAGAGCGCGAACCCGCTCCTGCCCCCGCTCGGCGAGATCATCGTCGGCTTGATCACCTTCTCGATCCTGGTGTTCGTGGTGGTCAAGCTCGTGGTTCCTCGCTTCGAGCAGGTCTTCCGGGCCCGCCGTGAGGCCATCGAAGGTGGCATCGAGCGGGCCGAGGCGATGCAGGCCGAGGCGAAGGCGGCGCTCGAGCAGTACCGGGCCCAGCTCGCCGAAGCCCGGGCGGAGGCGGCGCAGATCCGCGACCAGGCCCGTGCCGAGGGGCAGCAGATCCTCGAGGAGCTGCGGGCACAGGCGCAGGAGGAGTCGGCGCGGATCGTCGCCCGCGGCGAGGAGCAGCTGGCCACCTCCCGTCAGCAGGTCGTCAACGAGCTCCGCGGCCAGATCGGCACCCTTGCCGTCCAGCTCGCCGGTCAGGTCGTCGGGGAGTCACTCGCCGACGACGCGCGCCGGCGGGGCACGGTGGACCGTTTCCTCGCCGAGCTCGACGGCATGGCCGCGACCGAGAGCGCCCGCTGA
- a CDS encoding F0F1 ATP synthase subunit delta: MEASSRAALAVVRERLDALSRPASGVLEKARDRLTRQPSRAATGPELLALADELFAVARLLDGQLTLRRALSDPAGKPDDRAGLARRLFGSKVSDTALDLVETVARQRWSRPLDLVDAFTHLAIEASLDAADARGELDSVEDELFRFGRIVGGDRELARILSDRSAPPEGRSALLDRLLSGKVSPVTEQLLRNVLTGAHTGNAENAIERLSDVASRRRGQSVARVTSAVELTPAQEQQLTEVLGRLYGRTIGLQVTVDPSVLGGLIVQVGDEVIDGSIAHRLEAAERRLAG; the protein is encoded by the coding sequence ATGGAGGCCTCCAGCCGGGCCGCGCTCGCGGTCGTCCGCGAGCGCCTGGACGCGCTCAGCCGTCCCGCCTCGGGGGTGCTCGAGAAGGCGCGGGACAGGCTGACCCGTCAGCCGTCGCGGGCCGCCACCGGGCCGGAGCTGCTCGCGCTGGCCGACGAGCTGTTCGCCGTCGCGCGGCTGCTCGACGGTCAGCTGACGCTGCGCCGGGCGCTGTCCGACCCGGCCGGCAAGCCCGACGACCGGGCCGGCCTGGCCCGGCGGCTGTTCGGCTCGAAGGTGTCGGACACGGCCCTCGACCTGGTCGAGACCGTCGCCCGCCAGCGCTGGTCCCGGCCGCTCGACCTGGTCGACGCGTTCACCCACCTGGCGATCGAGGCGTCGTTGGACGCCGCGGACGCGCGGGGTGAGCTCGACAGCGTCGAGGACGAGCTGTTCCGCTTCGGCCGCATCGTCGGCGGCGACCGGGAGCTGGCCCGCATCCTGAGCGACCGGTCGGCTCCGCCCGAGGGCCGGTCCGCACTGCTGGACCGGCTGCTGTCCGGCAAGGTCAGCCCGGTCACCGAGCAGCTGCTGCGCAACGTGCTCACCGGTGCCCACACCGGCAACGCGGAGAACGCGATCGAGCGGCTCTCCGACGTCGCGAGCCGGCGGCGCGGGCAGTCCGTGGCCCGGGTCACCAGCGCCGTCGAGCTCACCCCCGCGCAGGAGCAGCAGCTGACCGAGGTCCTGGGACGGCTCTACGGCCGGACCATCGGACTGCAGGTGACCGTGGATCCGAGCGTGCTCGGCGGCCTGATCGTCCAGGTGGGCGACGAGGTCATCGACGGCAGCATCGCCCACCGCCTGGAAGCCGCCGAACGGCGACTGGCCGGCTGA
- the atpA gene encoding F0F1 ATP synthase subunit alpha, translated as MAELTISADEIRSAIQSYVTEYSPDISREEVGTVTEAGDGIARVEGLPSVMTNELLEFESGVRGLALNLDVREVGVVVLGDFAGIEEGQQVRRTGEVLSVPVGDGYLGRVVDPLGNPIDGGGPIETTGRRALELQAPTVVQRQSVHEPLQTGIKAIDAMTPIGRGQRQLVIGDRQTGKTAIVTDTIINQKEAWATGDPKQQVRCIYVAVGQKGSTIAAIRASLEEAGAMEYTTIVAAPASESAGYKYIAPYTGSAIGQHWMYEGKHVLIVFDDLSKQAEAYRAVSLLLRRPPGREAYPGDVFYLHSRLLERCAKLSDELGAGSMTGLPLIETKGNDVSAYIPTNVISITDGQIFLETGLFNSGVRPAINVGISVSRVGGSAQIKAMKSVAGRLRLDLAQYRELEAFASFSSDLDASSRATLERGQRLVELLKQGQYSPYPVEREVVSLWLGTTGKLDRVPVADVRRFESEFLDHIARSHEGVFDAIRQTKALGDDTVASLEKAVEAFYGQFTTSEGQTLALREDEAEAMDAADVGQERVQVKKKA; from the coding sequence ATGGCCGAGCTGACGATCTCCGCAGACGAGATCCGCAGTGCCATCCAGAGCTACGTCACCGAGTACAGCCCCGACATCTCCCGCGAGGAGGTCGGCACGGTCACCGAGGCCGGTGACGGCATCGCCCGTGTCGAGGGCCTGCCGTCGGTCATGACCAACGAGCTGCTCGAGTTCGAGAGCGGCGTCCGCGGGCTGGCGCTGAACCTCGACGTGCGCGAGGTCGGTGTCGTCGTACTCGGTGACTTCGCCGGTATCGAGGAGGGCCAACAGGTCCGCCGCACCGGCGAGGTGCTCTCGGTGCCCGTCGGCGACGGGTACCTCGGGCGGGTCGTGGACCCCCTCGGCAACCCGATCGACGGTGGCGGCCCCATCGAGACCACCGGCCGCCGAGCGCTGGAGCTGCAGGCCCCCACCGTCGTGCAGCGCCAGTCGGTGCACGAGCCGCTGCAGACCGGCATCAAGGCCATCGACGCCATGACGCCGATCGGCCGGGGCCAGCGGCAGCTGGTCATCGGTGACCGCCAGACCGGCAAGACGGCGATCGTCACCGACACGATCATCAACCAGAAGGAGGCCTGGGCGACCGGCGACCCGAAGCAGCAGGTGCGCTGCATCTACGTCGCGGTCGGCCAGAAGGGCTCCACGATCGCAGCCATCCGCGCCTCGCTCGAGGAGGCCGGCGCGATGGAGTACACGACCATCGTCGCGGCTCCCGCGTCGGAGTCGGCCGGCTACAAGTACATCGCCCCCTACACCGGGTCGGCCATCGGCCAGCACTGGATGTACGAGGGCAAGCACGTCCTGATCGTGTTCGACGACCTGTCCAAGCAGGCCGAGGCCTACCGCGCGGTCTCGCTGCTGCTGCGCCGTCCGCCGGGTCGCGAGGCCTACCCGGGCGACGTCTTCTACCTCCACTCCCGGCTGCTCGAGCGCTGCGCGAAGCTCTCCGACGAGCTCGGCGCGGGTTCCATGACCGGCCTGCCGCTCATCGAGACCAAGGGCAACGACGTGTCGGCCTACATCCCGACCAACGTCATCTCCATCACCGACGGGCAGATCTTCCTCGAGACCGGTCTGTTCAACTCCGGTGTCCGCCCGGCCATCAACGTCGGCATCTCGGTGTCGCGCGTCGGGGGCTCCGCGCAGATCAAGGCCATGAAGTCGGTGGCCGGCCGCCTGCGCCTGGACCTCGCCCAGTACCGCGAGCTGGAGGCCTTCGCCTCGTTCTCGTCCGACCTGGACGCGTCCAGCCGGGCGACCCTCGAGCGCGGTCAGCGCCTGGTCGAGCTGCTCAAGCAGGGCCAGTACTCGCCGTACCCGGTGGAGCGCGAGGTCGTCTCGCTCTGGCTGGGCACCACCGGCAAGCTCGACCGCGTCCCGGTCGCCGACGTCCGGCGGTTCGAGTCCGAGTTCCTCGACCACATCGCGCGCAGCCACGAGGGCGTGTTCGACGCGATCCGCCAGACCAAGGCGCTCGGCGACGACACCGTCGCGTCGCTGGAGAAGGCGGTCGAGGCGTTCTACGGCCAGTTCACGACCTCCGAGGGCCAGACGCTGGCGCTCCGCGAGGACGAGGCCGAGGCCATGGACGCCGCGGACGTCGGTCAGGAGCGCGTCCAGGTCAAGAAGAAGGCCTGA
- a CDS encoding F0F1 ATP synthase subunit gamma — protein sequence MAASLRALRRRIRSTQSTKKIFSAQELIAGARIVRAQARVEASKPYAREITRVLSALASSASLDHPLLTERQNPRRAAVLVITSDRGFAGSYNVNVLRRTEELLSLLRQEGKEPVLYVVGRKGETYYSFRNREMADTFTGFSEQPNYTDAQAVGQELIAAFSAGEDDDESGGAGADGILGVDELHIVFTEFRSLLSQVPVAKRMAPLEVEEVDEFDYEREDRETGAASGSAESGVPTSYEFEPSAEGLLDALLPKYITTRIYAAMLEAAASESASRRRAMKSASDNAEELAKNLSRQANQARQAEITQEISEIVGGADALVSAGADD from the coding sequence ATGGCAGCCTCGCTCCGCGCGCTGCGGCGCCGCATCCGCTCCACGCAGTCGACGAAGAAGATCTTCTCGGCGCAGGAGCTGATCGCCGGTGCCCGCATCGTGCGCGCCCAGGCCCGGGTGGAGGCGTCCAAGCCCTACGCCCGGGAGATCACGCGGGTGCTCTCGGCGCTGGCGTCCTCCGCGTCGCTCGACCATCCCCTGCTGACCGAGCGGCAGAACCCGCGCCGGGCGGCGGTGCTCGTCATCACCTCCGACCGGGGCTTCGCCGGCTCGTACAACGTCAACGTGCTGCGGCGCACCGAGGAGCTGCTCTCCCTGCTCCGGCAGGAAGGGAAGGAGCCGGTCCTGTACGTGGTCGGCCGGAAGGGGGAGACCTACTACTCCTTCCGCAACCGCGAGATGGCCGACACCTTCACCGGCTTCTCGGAGCAGCCGAACTACACCGACGCGCAGGCCGTCGGCCAGGAGCTCATCGCCGCCTTCTCCGCCGGTGAGGACGACGACGAGTCCGGTGGAGCCGGTGCCGACGGCATCCTCGGTGTCGACGAGCTGCACATCGTCTTCACCGAGTTCCGGTCGCTGCTCAGCCAGGTCCCGGTCGCCAAGCGGATGGCCCCGCTGGAGGTCGAGGAGGTGGATGAGTTCGACTACGAGCGCGAGGACAGGGAGACGGGCGCAGCGAGCGGCTCCGCGGAGTCCGGCGTCCCGACGTCCTACGAGTTCGAGCCCTCGGCCGAGGGCCTGCTCGACGCGCTGCTGCCGAAGTACATCACCACCCGGATCTACGCGGCGATGCTCGAGGCGGCCGCCTCGGAGTCGGCGTCCCGCCGCCGGGCGATGAAGTCCGCCTCGGACAACGCCGAGGAGCTGGCCAAGAACCTCTCGCGGCAGGCCAACCAGGCCCGCCAGGCCGAGATCACCCAGGAGATCAGCGAGATCGTCGGCGGCGCCGACGCGCTGGTCTCGGCCGGTGCCGACGACTGA
- the atpD gene encoding F0F1 ATP synthase subunit beta, which translates to MTVTEDRPTTSQTTAAGRVVRVTGPVVDVEFPRDAMPDLFNALKVDVTLADLSKTLTLEVAQHLGENVVRTISMQPTDGLIRGASVSDTGSAISVPVGDVTKGHVWNALGECLDEPGYARDAPRWTIHRHAPRFDQLEGRTEMLETGIKVIDLLTPYVAGGKIGLFGGAGVGKTVLIQEMIRRVAQEFGGVSVFAGVGERTREGNDLITEMTESGVIESTALVFGQMDEPPGTRLRVALSALTMAEYFRDEQNQDVLLFIDNIFRFTQAGSEVSTLLGRMPSAVGYQPTLADEMGELQERITSTRGRSITSMQAIYVPADDITDPAPHTTFAHLDATTVLSRPISEKGIYPAVDPLDSTSRILDPQYIGQEHYAVAQTVKQVLQRYQELQDIIAILGIDELSEEDKVTVQRARRVERFLSQNMFVAEAFTGQPGSFVPLSETLQAFKAITEGEYDAVPEQAFFMCGGLEDLERNADKLKKS; encoded by the coding sequence ATGACCGTCACCGAGGACCGTCCGACCACCTCGCAGACCACGGCCGCCGGCCGGGTCGTGCGGGTCACCGGGCCGGTCGTCGACGTCGAGTTCCCGCGCGACGCGATGCCCGACCTGTTCAACGCCCTGAAGGTCGACGTCACCCTGGCCGACCTCAGCAAGACGCTGACCCTCGAGGTGGCGCAGCACCTCGGCGAGAACGTCGTCCGCACCATCTCGATGCAGCCGACCGACGGCCTGATCCGCGGCGCCTCGGTGTCCGACACCGGCTCCGCCATCAGCGTGCCGGTCGGCGACGTGACCAAGGGCCACGTCTGGAACGCGCTCGGCGAGTGCCTCGACGAGCCCGGCTACGCCCGCGACGCACCGCGCTGGACGATCCACCGGCACGCGCCGCGGTTCGACCAGCTCGAGGGTCGCACCGAGATGCTGGAGACCGGCATCAAGGTCATCGACCTGCTCACGCCCTACGTGGCCGGCGGGAAGATCGGCCTGTTCGGCGGCGCCGGCGTGGGGAAGACGGTGCTCATCCAGGAGATGATCCGTCGCGTCGCCCAGGAGTTCGGTGGCGTGTCGGTGTTCGCCGGCGTCGGCGAGCGCACCCGCGAGGGCAACGACCTCATCACGGAGATGACCGAGTCCGGCGTCATCGAGTCGACCGCGCTGGTCTTCGGCCAGATGGACGAGCCGCCTGGCACGCGGCTGCGCGTCGCCCTCTCGGCGCTGACCATGGCCGAGTACTTCCGCGACGAGCAGAACCAGGACGTGCTGCTCTTCATCGACAACATCTTCCGGTTCACCCAGGCCGGTTCCGAGGTGTCGACCCTGCTCGGCCGCATGCCCTCGGCGGTGGGTTACCAGCCCACCCTCGCCGACGAGATGGGCGAGCTGCAGGAGCGGATCACCTCGACCCGTGGCCGTTCGATCACCTCGATGCAGGCGATCTACGTGCCCGCCGACGACATCACCGACCCCGCACCCCACACCACGTTCGCCCACCTCGACGCGACGACCGTGCTCTCGCGGCCGATCTCGGAGAAGGGCATCTACCCGGCCGTCGACCCGCTGGACTCGACCAGCCGGATCCTCGACCCGCAGTACATCGGCCAGGAGCACTACGCGGTCGCCCAGACGGTGAAGCAGGTCCTGCAGCGCTACCAGGAGCTGCAGGACATCATCGCCATCCTCGGCATCGACGAGCTCTCCGAGGAGGACAAGGTCACCGTCCAGCGGGCCCGCCGCGTGGAGCGCTTCCTCTCGCAGAACATGTTCGTGGCCGAGGCCTTCACCGGGCAGCCGGGCTCGTTCGTGCCGCTGTCGGAGACGCTGCAGGCGTTCAAAGCGATCACCGAGGGCGAGTACGACGCCGTCCCCGAGCAGGCCTTCTTCATGTGCGGTGGCCTCGAGGACCTCGAGCGCAACGCGGACAAGCTCAAGAAGTCCTGA
- a CDS encoding F0F1 ATP synthase subunit epsilon: MATLQVELVAVERKIWSGEASMVIARTTEGELGVLPGHAPLLGQLAEGGVVTIRTESGDDVIVAAHGGFLSVSDKGVSILAETAEISTEIDVERAREALRRAEESGDEPEALDAARRAQSRLRAAGATV; this comes from the coding sequence GTGGCGACCCTGCAGGTCGAGTTGGTGGCCGTCGAGCGGAAGATCTGGTCGGGCGAGGCGAGCATGGTCATCGCCCGGACGACCGAGGGCGAGCTGGGGGTCCTGCCCGGTCACGCGCCGCTGCTGGGGCAGCTCGCCGAGGGTGGCGTCGTGACGATCCGGACCGAGTCCGGGGACGACGTGATCGTGGCCGCCCACGGTGGCTTCCTGTCGGTGAGCGACAAGGGCGTCTCGATCCTGGCCGAGACCGCCGAGATCTCCACCGAGATCGACGTGGAGCGGGCACGGGAGGCGCTGCGGCGCGCCGAGGAGTCCGGCGACGAGCCCGAGGCGCTCGACGCGGCGCGTCGGGCGCAGTCCCGCCTGCGTGCGGCCGGCGCGACCGTCTGA
- a CDS encoding DUF2550 domain-containing protein yields the protein MTTALVVILVGLLLMLAVAFLLRRRFLLSGLGAVTMWLRPVRSPRWSVGVAWYGGDVLLWYRGLSLAVRPHERLSRNEIQVESRRSPGREDLALPSDVVVLTIATPEGPRELAMDTSTVTGFLSWMEAAPPGT from the coding sequence GTGACCACGGCTCTCGTCGTCATCCTGGTCGGCCTCTTGCTGATGCTGGCCGTCGCGTTCCTCTTGCGCCGCCGCTTCCTGCTGTCGGGGCTCGGCGCGGTCACCATGTGGCTGCGGCCGGTCCGCTCCCCGCGCTGGTCGGTCGGGGTCGCCTGGTACGGCGGCGACGTCCTGCTCTGGTACCGGGGGCTCTCCCTCGCCGTCCGCCCGCACGAGCGGCTGTCGCGCAACGAGATCCAGGTGGAGTCCCGGCGCAGCCCGGGGCGCGAGGACCTCGCGCTCCCGTCGGACGTCGTCGTCCTGACGATCGCGACGCCGGAGGGGCCGCGGGAGCTGGCCATGGACACCTCGACGGTGACCGGCTTCCTGTCCTGGATGGAGGCGGCCCCGCCGGGCACGTGA